Genomic window (Nymphaea colorata isolate Beijing-Zhang1983 chromosome 1, ASM883128v2, whole genome shotgun sequence):
ACATATATTTATAGGCCTGGGATTAGTTCGCTGATGAACTAGTAGGCTGGTTAATTAACTAGTTTAAGTAACTAATTGCTAGTTTGAACACAGGTTGATAACCTACTCAATTGACTAGTTGGGGTAGCCAGCCGACTAAATTGGGACTTTGACAACTAAGATGAGGGGATAGTTGATTTAACATGTGCTACGTCCTTGATTAAGGGAATATGTTATAATGGAAATACTGTTTATGTCTCTTGTGCTTGTCCTGTGTTTGACATTTTAGCAGAAAAAAGACACTGACTGCTGATTGGAAGAAGTACCGTCATCCTCTCATGTGGAGGTGCCATTGGTTAGAATTGCGGATAAAGGAGCTTCAGTCTCAAGCATCAAAATATGATAGATTGCTTTTGGAAATAGAACATGGAAAGCAATTGAAGTATAGCCAGGCAACTTTAGACAGTTCTGCTGCCAGGGTCATTCCCTTTTCCAGCCAGTGCTTTGAAACAAAGAttaagaagagaaggaaaagaaagagaatagaGGATATGGTTGATATACAGGCACACATGTCAGCACACCCATTATTCTCTTATTATGGTACTTATCTGAGATCTGTGCATGCAGCCTTCCAATCAATTGATTTTGTgtataattttttctataaCCTTTacagaaaggaagaagaagattgatGTTGATGGCATCGATGATGATTGCAGTAGTGTCCCAGGTACAGAAGTTTCCTcgtttctttttccctcttgcTGGTGCAGTGATTGCAGTCACATGCACACGCATGGATGTGAACTTTACATTCAAAGCATTATAAatcaatgatatttttaaatgtgCAGGTAAGATTTtataagattttaaaatcaatagtttgattttcttttggcttcTAAAACTCATCTTACCTTGtccaaaaaatttgtttttgttgttggttTTGGTGAAGGATCTTACTGCTCATAAGATTAGGGATTAATAGTGGTCATGGAACTAAACCTCCAAAAATCTTTCTACTTGGAGATGATTTTGTATCAGGCCATATTCTTTTTGGAGTTTATTTccattcaaattttttcaacaGGTAGATAAATGGCTAAGCTATCTTCAGCAGTTTCCGTCTTTTTGGCACAGTGAAGTAACAGCCTAAACCCTGCTAGCATAGTTTTTGCCTTGATTGTGTTCCTTGTGTCTCATAGTTTCCATAGCCCACTTCTTGACCTTTTAGCTGCCAATGTCCCTAATTGCTCCACGTCAACAAAGCATTGCTTGTGGGGACTGGACTTGATAATGGGAAAAGTTGGCTGTCTTTGTTATATTTGTTGAACTAGTTACAAAGTTCATTTTGTCATTGTTGTCACTGCAGTTGTTATTGAAGAGCCTAATAACAGCACAGAGGATTTTGGTGTTAACTCTGATTGGACATCCTTTGAGTGGAAGGACAGTGAGAGCTTCCTTGAGAAAGCTCTTTGGAAGATTGAAGGCTTGCAATCTCGCATCCTGAAGCTGAAAAACCAGCTGAATAAGTTGGTCTTGAAAAATGCAGCAAAGGCATCTTTGGTGGAGAATTCAAGCCATTGTGTAGCAGCAGAACCTGTAGCAAGCTCCCTGCAAAGCCCACCCCTCTCACCTGCTCATGGTGAAGCAAAGTTGATGGAAGGACTTAATGCACCTTGTCAACAATTGTCTGACTATGAAGCTGGGGACTTGTTCATTCCAGGTAGTGCTGTCTCAAGTTATGCGGACCAAACAATGCTTGATCTTGATGACACTGGGAAGTGTATTTTTTCTCTGGCCGACATGCCCTTTGATCAGGTTCCAATGGGTGATTCATGTGAAGATGTAAGAACTTTTAACTGagcctctttcttttttcacacTTCTGTAAGACATGGAAGCACCTTGCATATTATACTAAAAGTTATTATTGTACTTCCATGTTACATGGGCACTTCTATAATCAGGAAGTGTCATTGTGACATTTCTGGACAATTGCACTGACACTCCCTGTGCATGTCTTAATGgttgtgcctttttttttcttgtatttgacgGAAAGGAGGCTCACCCTATTCTATCAAATTAGTGAAGAGGGGGATGGTATGGGCTGATGAAGCTCCCCTCCTTTCCTCCTTTTTCAGTTAGACTTGTGAACTGGAGGGAATTAGCAAATTTAAcccttttttttcaacatataaCTGAGTCTAagagattaaacaaatgcaGATTTTGAGGATTAGTCTTGTAAGCAACAAGGTTGACTCTAGGCTTGCTATTTCCTGCAAAAAGTcgtttttgttcctttaatgGGGTCCACAGGAAGGCTGCAGGTTTCTGTCGCATGTGTTTTGACAGTAATTATGTGTGAAAGCTGTAGCTTGCTTAGATAAAAGCACATGCAATTGCAAAAGCTGGCTGCACCAAAATTCAAAAGGTGTTTAACTACTTACCCATTCTGGCATGAATCTTATGTTAGCACCTCCTGGTCCCCATTTGTTTGGTGCAAGGGGAAGGGAATGCCATTTTGCTTCCCTGAGATTTGCATCTTCCTGCTggaggttttaagagaataTACAATCACTCTCTTCTGAATGCGATCCACATTCTCCATGAAAAGAGCACATGTTAGAATATCTTGAGCCTTGCACTTGCTACTCGGTTTCGTTCTCACCTATAATGTTCTTCGTTTGTATCAGGAGCTGACAACAGAAATGAGAGGGACCTGTAACTATTGCAGCTTGTACTAGTTGCAATATCTTGCAGGAATCTGTTTATCTGCAGAAGTTTTATGTTCTTGTCATTACTTTCTAggttattttctttatttctttttcatttgtggTTTGGTGAGTGCTAGATAAAATTGGAGATCTTGAAGGTTTCAGCGGTAGTTGagtttctttctggttttatagtTTTCCTGGAAGAATGTCATCTTCATACTTGATTCTTAGTCCACTTGGCAAATGCGCACATCTGCATTTTGCTGTTTTCTGTTGAATAGTAGGACAATATCATCTTTATTATCTTAGACCTGTGTTGATTTTCTACTCATTTCCTTTATGTAGATATTTGATGAAGTTCTCATTGACAACCAAGCCGCCGAGGAAGGTCTGCAAAATTATGAGGTCTGTCAGCCTGTTGAGAAGACTTGTCAAGTTAAGGAGGAAAATGTGAGGGATGGTGTTTTTCCAGCTGTTCCAGTCCAACCTTACGGGAGAaaggtagaagaagaaaatcacaGTACTTTAGCTCCACCACCAGAATCATCTGTCTTGGAATTATGCTTGCTCTCTGATGTGCATGTGCCAAGGAACAGGAGGAATCGAGTGGGACGTAGAGTTCCTTCCGGTGTCTGGAATGCTGAGAACTCGGTATCTGGTCCTGATCAAGAATCAAGATAACTAGCAAGTTAGGTCTTCCCTTAAGGGATTTGCCTGTTAAAATCTGGTTTATTTAAGAACAAGAACATTGTCTGGAAATTTGGGTTTGTGAGAAAATGTCCTTTTATCCCGTCGTAGATGGTCTGCATTCTAAGTTGCTGTACAAATAGTTAATAAACAGAAATGATTACAGCTCCGGAGAAACAGTTGCTACTGCAGTGTGCAGAGTGTCATCGGAAAAATTCAGTAGATTAGGGAACCTGAGAAAATTTACCCTGAATCGAACTTTTAATCAGTGAATTTCAGCCCCCTCACGAATCTGAACTCTGCGAATTGCTAACTCTTAATTTGTTATTACCTCATATTTCCAAACAGATCTAAAGTCAGATATCAAATCTGAGCTATCAAATGCGACGTacaggttttttttctttctttttttcgtttgcCACCAAATGGATTCGAATCAGCCGATTCATGTAAAACTGAAGACTGTTGTAGATGAAACAGACAAAACGTCTCGTAACTGACGAATGACTTCTCTATTCTACAAAAGGTAGACTTTATTTGACAtttattcatgaaaaataaGGTACATATAAGAAATACGAGGATTTTCGAGTTTATAATGAGGTGACCCTAAAGGAAAACTTCCCCGTTTTATGGTGAACTACAATTATTTTGATCCCAAGAATTAGCAAGTTGGACTTAATCAGATTTTCATACAAGTGAACCTCAAAGTTAAACACAAAATGACCCCCTTTTTTTTGTCGAAATCCAACCTAAACCCTCCCAGCATCAGCCCAATTCCTACATGTAATTACATCTCAAATTTTAGATAGATTCACGCTTGAATTTGGACACAAAGCTGCAAACTGAATTTTGAAAAGAACATTTGAAATTAGTGTTGcacatgaaaagcaaaaaacttaaACCATGAAAAGAAATGTGAAGCGTACTCATTCACacgaaaatttttaaaaatcagaCATGTTGAATTTATTTCTTATAAAAGAGAAATTGTCATGTACACTCGACTGCAATGCGCTATAAGATAAAGATGTCTCAATTTTAAAGGTATTCTTTTACAAACCGgttaaatatgaaaactaaTCTTATTGTCTTAGGAAATTATGGCCCACTTAACCCTGGACATTCTGAAAGGTTGAAAAACCAAAGTTGGATTCTCACTCTTTCTCTGAAAAAGCCCAATAATAGTATTAAAACTTCACGACTAGATTCCCTTGAAGGGCTCGTTTGCTTGACAACCTGACAAGAGACGCTcgtttttataaagaaaagtggGCTCGCTTCTAAATAATACTCATAATGTTATTTTCTATGCAGTCCCCATGTTTTCCATATTAAGAAAAAAGTGCTTTAgaatataaaaaactaaaatcagcCACACTTATAAACTTGTCACACTGTGTTATATTACAATGCAGTCAATTTATCAAATGTAAAAAGCTCTCTGCCAAGAATACAATGTGATGTTTGTTTTGAGTTTTAGTTCAAAAGTGAATGCTCATATACATCGAAAACAAGAACAAAGTCTTAACTGTAAAATGCAAGTAAGTCCTACATTGAGTCTCTAAAGCCACAATGCAGTTAGTTGGTATGCATTATATTGAAAGGGTCTTGAATAACCTTATAAATCTTAAGATCAAAATGTAACCTTAAACCTTAAGGTCAAAATTTAAGTTCAACCTCAACAACAGGACAAAGTCTTAAAAATAAAGGCGGAAGACTTTTAGATCCTGGCATGTTATAGCCATAATACTCAAAGTCCTCTAAACCTCAACAACATactatctattttttttttacccctCCCTTCTTATGCTCACGACACCCAAATTGTTCTCTCACAAAAGCGAGTACTAAATTCTAGAACAAAGCAAAAGCAGTCAtcagtataaaattttaaaaaattgaagctCTTTTCGAATATTACGATGAAAAGATTGGTCTTAAAACAGGAAACTTGACTTCCCGTTTTGGGCTGAGCAAACGTTGG
Coding sequences:
- the LOC116251235 gene encoding uncharacterized protein LOC116251235 isoform X1; amino-acid sequence: MMSPAQAMIKVKKENYHDCFTTSDVKTTRIHETTATVIGKNQELFDLGKDIVDPEKALDSDCNLDGVGDEVIDILEDVDTGMRLSPTGGGTECSSSFSNTDSDGESSTMNSVDFEVESQYHCDNDMSRLFMRKKTLTADWKKYRHPLMWRCHWLELRIKELQSQASKYDRLLLEIEHGKQLKYSQATLDSSAARVIPFSSQCFETKIKKRRKRKRIEDMVDIQAHMSAHPLFSYYERKKKIDVDGIDDDCSSVPVVIEEPNNSTEDFGVNSDWTSFEWKDSESFLEKALWKIEGLQSRILKLKNQLNKLVLKNAAKASLVENSSHCVAAEPVASSLQSPPLSPAHGEAKLMEGLNAPCQQLSDYEAGDLFIPGSAVSSYADQTMLDLDDTGKCIFSLADMPFDQVPMGDSCEDIFDEVLIDNQAAEEGLQNYEVCQPVEKTCQVKEENVRDGVFPAVPVQPYGRKVEEENHSTLAPPPESSVLELCLLSDVHVPRNRRNRVGRRVPSGVWNAENSVSGPDQESR
- the LOC116251235 gene encoding uncharacterized protein LOC116251235 isoform X2 codes for the protein MIKVKKENYHDCFTTSDVKTTRIHETTATVIGKNQELFDLGKDIVDPEKALDSDCNLDGVGDEVIDILEDVDTGMRLSPTGGGTECSSSFSNTDSDGESSTMNSVDFEVESQYHCDNDMSRLFMRKKTLTADWKKYRHPLMWRCHWLELRIKELQSQASKYDRLLLEIEHGKQLKYSQATLDSSAARVIPFSSQCFETKIKKRRKRKRIEDMVDIQAHMSAHPLFSYYERKKKIDVDGIDDDCSSVPVVIEEPNNSTEDFGVNSDWTSFEWKDSESFLEKALWKIEGLQSRILKLKNQLNKLVLKNAAKASLVENSSHCVAAEPVASSLQSPPLSPAHGEAKLMEGLNAPCQQLSDYEAGDLFIPGSAVSSYADQTMLDLDDTGKCIFSLADMPFDQVPMGDSCEDIFDEVLIDNQAAEEGLQNYEVCQPVEKTCQVKEENVRDGVFPAVPVQPYGRKVEEENHSTLAPPPESSVLELCLLSDVHVPRNRRNRVGRRVPSGVWNAENSVSGPDQESR